One genomic region from Clostridium saccharobutylicum DSM 13864 encodes:
- a CDS encoding response regulator transcription factor: MKKILIVEDNKDLNILLSNIIKEAGYLTKSLYDGLDVIKEFKENKYDMVILDIMLPYKSGDMILKEIRKDYDVPVIIISAKDLTGTKVYMLKNGADDYITKPFDIDEVIARIETNLRRYKNSKTVNEMLYYKDIKLDTKLKRVIVDKNEVNLTVKEYHILELLMKNQERVYSKANLYEIIWESEFLGDDKTIKTHISRLRNKLKEANKDEEYIETVWGIGYRLIK, from the coding sequence ATGAAGAAGATATTAATAGTTGAGGATAATAAAGATTTAAACATATTACTTTCAAATATAATAAAAGAAGCAGGATATCTTACCAAATCGTTATATGATGGATTAGATGTAATTAAAGAATTCAAAGAAAATAAATATGATATGGTTATTTTGGATATAATGCTTCCATATAAAAGTGGAGATATGATTTTAAAAGAAATTAGAAAAGATTACGATGTTCCTGTTATTATTATTTCAGCTAAAGATTTGACAGGGACAAAAGTATATATGTTAAAGAATGGTGCTGATGATTATATTACTAAGCCATTTGATATTGATGAAGTTATCGCAAGAATAGAGACAAATCTTAGAAGATATAAAAATAGTAAAACAGTAAATGAAATGTTATATTATAAAGATATAAAACTTGATACCAAATTAAAAAGAGTAATAGTTGATAAGAATGAAGTTAATCTTACAGTTAAAGAATATCACATTCTTGAATTATTGATGAAAAATCAGGAGAGAGTATATTCAAAAGCAAATTTATATGAAATTATATGGGAAAGTGAGTTTTTAGGTGATGATAAAACTATTAAAACCCATATAAGTAGATTGAGAAATAAATTAAAAGAAGCAAATAAAGATGAAGAGTATATTGAAACTGTATGGGGAATAGGATATAGGTTGATTAAATAA
- a CDS encoding ABC transporter ATP-binding protein, translating into MNNKILEICKVTKVYKTNSIIRKITNKNSNGIVLENVNFSLEKGKIYGLIGRNGSGKSTLIKIIAGLSNATQGKIRIFGEDDEENLRQARKAIGFLVEEPALHFGMTAKENMQLFQKIKGISDNSSIDEILKMVNLHDCNKKKVRNFSLGMKQRLGVALALIGNPEILILDEPMNSIDPYGVVEIRNILKKICSERNITMLVTEHDLNNLYLLATDYIIIDKGHIKDEITLEQLKEKCKQHILLHTDEPERMACILEDVLKTTNYRVMPDKSIRLYDYIDDVKLLARTFLDKKILVTNLSCECATLEDYFLSVVRRA; encoded by the coding sequence ATGAATAATAAAATTTTAGAAATTTGCAAAGTAACAAAAGTATATAAAACTAATAGTATCATAAGAAAAATAACAAATAAAAATAGCAATGGAATTGTTTTAGAAAATGTGAACTTTTCTTTAGAGAAGGGAAAAATTTATGGGCTTATTGGAAGAAATGGATCTGGAAAAAGTACTCTTATTAAAATAATAGCTGGTCTATCTAATGCTACACAAGGAAAAATAAGAATCTTTGGAGAGGACGATGAAGAGAATTTAAGACAAGCAAGAAAAGCTATAGGATTTTTAGTTGAAGAACCAGCGTTACATTTCGGAATGACAGCGAAAGAAAATATGCAATTATTTCAAAAGATAAAAGGTATATCTGACAATAGCAGTATTGATGAAATATTAAAAATGGTAAATTTACATGATTGTAATAAAAAGAAAGTACGTAATTTTTCATTAGGAATGAAGCAAAGATTGGGAGTTGCATTAGCACTTATAGGTAATCCTGAAATTTTAATATTAGATGAACCTATGAATAGTATTGATCCTTATGGAGTTGTAGAAATAAGAAATATTCTAAAAAAAATATGTTCAGAAAGAAATATTACTATGCTTGTAACTGAACATGATTTAAATAATTTGTATTTGTTAGCAACAGATTATATTATCATAGATAAAGGACATATAAAGGATGAAATTACTTTAGAACAATTAAAGGAAAAGTGTAAACAACATATATTATTGCATACAGATGAACCAGAAAGAATGGCTTGTATTTTAGAGGATGTTTTAAAAACAACAAATTATAGAGTCATGCCAGATAAGTCAATTAGATTATATGATTATATTGATGATGTTAAATTGTTAGCAAGAACTTTTTTAGATAAGAAGATTTTAGTTACAAATTTATCATGTGAGTGTGCTACTTTAGAAGATTATTTTCTTAGTGTTGTAAGGAGGGCGTAA
- a CDS encoding ABC transporter permease, with translation MYNLLIAECMKIKKNVALKMLVIGICGISVSLAINNIYGIKVCYAELSQIESYSGASQFCDAIAMGHNFENISILLSVFGGIYICYDFERKLCQSAVYAGCKKFDIFFSKMIIYFIISAVLLLIYSVISTLIPSIVFSDYVKYNSSLILQMIRIYFVSIIYHFARLSPIILVAYFMRKTGPTIILWGIVYIAVKKFWEGIDELFDVIVDPIYGNTIWQINKCIELNMTYLSVFRVVGISLIYIIVFVGIAYMLFKREELK, from the coding sequence ATGTATAATTTATTAATTGCAGAATGTATGAAAATTAAAAAGAATGTTGCTCTAAAAATGTTAGTTATAGGAATATGTGGTATAAGCGTTTCATTAGCGATAAATAATATTTATGGAATAAAAGTATGTTATGCAGAGTTATCTCAAATTGAAAGTTATTCAGGAGCAAGCCAATTTTGTGATGCTATAGCAATGGGGCATAATTTTGAAAATATTAGTATACTTCTTAGTGTGTTTGGGGGAATATATATATGTTATGATTTTGAAAGAAAGTTATGTCAAAGTGCTGTTTATGCAGGATGTAAGAAATTTGATATATTTTTTAGCAAGATGATTATATATTTTATTATATCAGCGGTATTATTATTAATATATTCAGTTATTTCTACATTAATTCCAAGCATTGTCTTCTCTGATTATGTTAAATATAATAGTAGTTTGATTTTACAAATGATAAGAATATATTTTGTAAGTATTATATATCATTTTGCTCGGTTATCACCTATAATTTTAGTAGCATATTTTATGAGAAAAACAGGCCCTACAATAATATTATGGGGAATAGTTTATATAGCGGTTAAGAAATTCTGGGAGGGAATCGATGAATTATTTGATGTAATAGTAGACCCAATATATGGTAACACAATTTGGCAAATTAATAAATGTATAGAGCTAAATATGACATATTTAAGTGTATTTAGAGTTGTTGGGATTAGTTTAATATATATAATCGTTTTTGTTGGTATAGCTTATATGCTTTTTAAAAGAGAAGAGTTAAAATAA
- a CDS encoding sensor histidine kinase, whose translation MNKKIESLISISMFNKNLTDLTGNLNKLLIFEEKSRSQSACQEKKIKEMITNISHDLRTPLTAVKGYMELLARNLQEEKQKKTAGTIIKHIDQLDKLINCFFELSYLEMSDDNIELSKVNLTNTLCNSIVNYIYEFEKRDIKVEINTEQPLYVVGNEEMIKRIIENLIKNCLVHSYGNVKVNISEEDENIVLSFANKVKETEKIDTDNLFDKFYVADKSRNKTTTGLGLSIVKKLCEKMNGSVKAILNGSILDIKVILLKSDK comes from the coding sequence ATGAATAAAAAAATAGAATCATTAATTAGCATATCTATGTTCAATAAAAATTTAACTGATCTTACTGGAAATTTAAATAAGCTACTAATTTTTGAAGAAAAATCAAGAAGTCAGAGTGCTTGTCAGGAAAAAAAGATTAAAGAAATGATTACTAATATATCTCATGATTTAAGAACTCCACTTACTGCTGTCAAGGGATATATGGAACTCTTAGCTAGGAATTTACAAGAAGAAAAACAAAAGAAAACTGCTGGAACTATAATAAAACATATAGATCAATTGGACAAGCTTATAAATTGTTTTTTCGAACTTTCATACCTTGAAATGTCTGATGATAATATTGAACTTTCTAAAGTTAATTTAACCAATACTTTATGTAATAGTATTGTGAATTATATATATGAATTTGAAAAGAGAGATATAAAGGTTGAAATAAATACTGAACAGCCTCTTTATGTTGTTGGGAATGAAGAAATGATAAAACGTATAATTGAAAATCTTATAAAGAACTGCTTAGTTCATTCATATGGAAATGTAAAAGTTAATATTAGTGAAGAAGATGAAAATATAGTATTATCATTTGCAAATAAAGTGAAAGAAACAGAAAAAATAGATACGGATAATTTATTTGATAAATTTTATGTGGCTGATAAGTCTAGAAATAAAACAACAACTGGACTTGGATTGTCTATAGTAAAAAAACTTTGTGAGAAAATGAATGGTAGTGTTAAAGCTATACTTAATGGAAGTATATTGGATATCAAAGTTATATTATTAAAATCAGATAAATGA